GTCAGGCATGCAGGACTTAGCGACTCGACCTTCTCCTCTTCCGGCATTTCATCGGCATTGAACTGACGCAGGGCACCTTCCGCCGTCACCTGATAACCCAGCCATACGGTGTTATCCAGCAGAACATAGACGTAGCCTTCCCGAAGCGTACGCAGCGCGTATTTAAACTCGCCGCCTGTTAATTCCGTTTCCTGAGTGGGCACAGCAGGGTGCCAGCCGGTACTGACCAGTGATTTAGGCACCGCAGCCACACGAAGAGGGTAAATCGCTACCCCCTGTCGCTGGCAGGCTTTACAACCTGAAGGCGTGCTCGCTGCCTGTTCGCTCGCCGCGGCGTTCTGAGAGGCTTTTGCTTGTAAACTCATGATCAAAATTCCTTTTCTTTTGCACTATGGCTGGATAAGCCTCTGCCATACGGCATTTGGAAGCGATGGGAACAGCTGAGTAAAATGCAGGTTGGGATCACTGGCTACCTGACGTAACAGTGACTGAACATCAGGCTGTTCGATGATATGCAAAGGGAATGTCAGATAGCTCAGAGCAAGGCATAGTTGATCACCCGTGTGGTGAAATTTTGCCGTGGCGGATCTTGCCAAGGCATCAGCAGCCTGTAACGCGGCATCCGGTGGCAGCGTTTCCTGAGTTTTCTGCCACGCATACACTAACCGCCAGATATTGCGTACCTCGTTCTGGGCCCGCTCTGCACCCCACCTTAGTCGCCATTCCTCGCCCCCTGATTTGCCGGAAAGTGCGGTGAGGTGACCACTGCAGGAAATCCGCCACCATTGGCTAACCGGGCTCAGGAGGGAAGAAAGTTCCTCCGCCTCGCCTAATGTCTGTAACAGTTCAAGCCGCAGCGGCTCATAAAACGGGACGATAGCTTCACGTTTGATTTGTTTACACAGCCCCGCTAACTCTGCGGCGAGTGCATCAGGTGCAAGTGGTGAACTTATCCAGCCGCAGATATAGCGCCTTTCACACAGCCGTTCATCACGTGAAAATGCCTCACTTTCGAGCACTATCGCTTCATCACAACCGGCTCCGGGGGAAGCCAGCAGCAGTAAAACAGGGCAGTGCTCAGGAGAGTAAGCCAGGTCAGGGCGAAGAACTCTCCGTAACGCCTCGTTTCCACATATCTCCGTCAGGTGAGTAAGGTGCAGGAATTTCCACGATGCAACACCTTTCAATGGATCGAGCAACAGGTACCGGTATTCAGAGTGCTTCGCGTTTAACAACTCAGAGAGTGACTTGTCTGTTTGCATCAGCGAGCACTCTCTACACATTTCGCTTCTGGCGGAAGTTCAGGTGGTGATACCTGATAACTTTGCGGCCCGACCTCGCTAAAGCTGGCACTTTTCACCTTCACTTCGCCCGGCGTCAGTACAGTGACGCCGGAGCTTTCGATAATCAGCGCTGTCTGGCCGCAGCTTAAGGTGATTTTTTTGCTTGCCTGAATGATGACCTCATCATCTTTACTGATGATTTTCATATCCTTAAGCGACGTTAACGCCATCGCATCCCCCTGAGCCTGAATGTCGACCTTGCCTTTGTTAGCGTATATCTTGATGCCCAGCGTTTTGGCAAAAAGGCTGATGATTTCGCCTGCGGCCACGGTGAATTTCTTAAAGACGCTGAAATCACTGTTTTCTGCCGAGGTCTGAATAAAATTGTTGCCGGTGCTGATCTGAATACTTTGAGGTGAAACCTGTGCAATCCCCGCTGGCGCACTCATCAGCAATGCTGACTGCTGCAGGTCTTTCATCGCGGATTCCATTAATGTTTTTTGCGCGGCTATCTGCGCTAATTCAGCTTTGGCGGTTTGCACCGCATCACTGAGGGATTTCGCCAGCCCCTGAGCCTGTTGCAGCGAATCTATCGCTGCATTCATCTCCAGCACTTTCCCTTGTGCTTTCGCCTGACCGTCAGCACTGATGAAAATCCCTTTTTCCGCGCGGATGGCACCAAAACTGTCGGTGCGCAGCTCAAAACCTTCCCCGCGCTGCTGTTTCCCGGCATCCACCAGATGCCCCAGGTTCAGCTGGCTTTTGCCGCCGTACTCGGTGCTGACCTTGATGTGCTCCTTACCGCGCTCGTCTTCGAGGCGCAGTTTGTTGTTCGACGGCGTGCGCAGGACGTTGCGCTTGTAGTTTTTGATGGTGACGTGGTCGCCGTGCGCCGAATCGTGCAGTACGTGCGCAATGTAAGGGCGGTCCGGGTTGCCGTTCTCAAACGCAATTGCCACTTCGGTCCCGGCCAGCAGCGGCAGATGCATACCGTAAGTGTCACCGGCATACGGGCGCGCCTGGCGGACCCACAGGCTTTCGTAGCCCTGTTCCCAGGCATCGCGGTCGAACAACATGTTGACGCGGTAACGCCCGTCTTTATCGATATGCCCATAAGTGTCGTTGGCGGTGGTGCTGGTGACGCGGGCGGGCAGCGTCCCGGCCATGACCGGTTTGCTGGCCGGAACGGGGCGGAAGCAGTAATCCTCGGAGTACGGGATGGCGTCGAATTTCACCTCAAAGCTTTTGTCGCGGCGCGCCGAGCAACGGGCATGAACGATAATCACGCCTTTGACGAATGCCGGAGGGGCATCGCTGCCGGTCACTTTTAGCTCCATACCCGGTACTAAGGTGGCGGCGTTGGCGATACCGTTAAAGAGCGCCTGATTATTCAGATACTGCTCGTGGCGCAGGCGGGCGTAGAATGCGCCGCTCTCGGTTTGTGACTCGCTGCCTTCGGCACCGGCGGTCAGGTAGTTATCGGCGTAGTGATAGGCTTCGCCGTAGGTGGTGGCATCACCTCGGGTAATATCGGCACTGCCGGACAGGTCTGACGTCGCGGTACGGTAGTTATAGTCACCGGTGCTGACGGATTTTTGCACCACCTGATAGATACTCGACAGTGCCCACGCGGACTCGACCCCGCTGTCGTGCATGCCGGAAGGCGGCACGGCGTTGAGCGTCAGCCCCTGCTGGTAGAACTGCTGGTCGTCGTAAAACTCGACGACGTCGATGTTGAGTTTCGGGTCAGCGGTGAAGCGGAACCAGATACCGACCTCGGCCAGCAGGCGTGAAATAAAGCGCAGATCATCTTCGCCGTACTGCACCACCTGTTCGCGGCGCGGATACTCTTTGGCGAGCGTGAAAACAAAATCCTGTCCGCGCATGTCGTGGCGGTCGCGCAGGATTTTATCCACGATGTCCGGCACGGACATGTCCTGATAAATACGGTTCTGATGGCTGCGTGAAAGCAGGGCGAGGCGCGGTTGCAGACACAGCGCGTAGCGGCTCTCATCTTTAGACGTGGAAAGATGCGTAAACGCGGTGACCACACCCTGGATAACGCGCAGCGGTTGCTGAACGGAGACGCCAAAGGCTTCGGCGACAGGTGCCTGAAGCGTGAGCGAGGCGTCCTGCATCAGCATGGTTTTCGGGTCGATGTTTTTATCGGTGCTGGTGAACTGAATGTCGTACTTAAACGGTGAACTCAGACACTCTTCGCCCTCAAAACTCAGCACATCCAGCGGTGCACTGTTGCCGCGTACGGCGAGCTTGTGGTGGCTGTGGTCGAAAAATACCGAGGGAATACTCATTCCATTTCCCCTGTGAACGCCAGCGTGATCCCTTCTTCTTCATCCCAGCCAAGCGCCAGAGAGGTGGTGCGCTGTTTTACCGACATGCGGCTCAGCAGTTGCTGGCTCAGCACTGGCAAAATTTGCTGATTGAGCAGGCTGTCGATGTTGCGCGCGCCGGTGTCTGGCAGCAGGCAGGCGGCGACCAGCGTGTCGTACAGGCTCTCTTCGACAGTGCAACTCAGGCCGTAATGTTTGTTCAGACGTTTAGCCACCTGTGCCAGCTTCATTTCGACGATGGTGCGCAGGGCGGTGGCATCCAGCGGGCGGTAGACAAGCATCTGGAAGCGAGCCAGCAGCGCGGGCTGGAAGTGGTCGCGCAATATCGGCCGCAGTAGCTCCTGCAAATCGCCATTAGTTGCTTCCGGCTGTTCGTCCAGCAACTGCATCAGGTGATCGCTGCCCAGATTGGCGGTCATCAGGATCACGGTGTTGCGAAAATCAATTTCGCGGCCTTCGCCGTCGCGCATCATCCCGCGGTCAAATACCTGATAGAACAGGTTAATCACGTCGCGATGGGCTTTTTCGACTTCATCCAGTAACACCACGCTGTACGGGCGCTTGCGCACGGCTTCGGTGAGAATGCCGCCCTGACCGTAACCGACGTAGCCCGGAGGCGAACCCTTGAGCTGGGAAACGGTGTGCGCTTCCTGATACTCGGACATGTTGATGGTGATAAGCGACTTCTCGCCGCCGAACAGGGTATCGGCCAGCGACAGTGCGGTCTCGGTTTTGCCGACGCCGCTCGGGCCGACCAGCAGGAACACGCCCAGAGGACCGTTTTCGGAGGTCAGGCCGGTTTTCGCCGCGCGCAGGCGCTGCGCCATATCCACTAACGCCGCGTCCTGCCCGATCACGCGTTTAGCGAGGTGGTGCTCCAGCTGGAGTAAATCTGTCTGCTCGTCTTTCAGCAGGCTGGAGAGCGGCACGCCGGTCCAGTCGGCAATGACGGTAGCGACGGTGCGGGCATCCACATCCAGAGACAGCAGGGGCGCGTTGCCCTGCACGGCACTCAGCTCTTCCTGCAACGCTGCCAGACGCGCCGCGTCGGCAATTTCCTGACGGGCGTCGACTATCTGCGCGGTCAGATGTTTTTCAATTTCATACTGCTTTTCGAGTTTTTGCTGATCGACGGCCAGCTCATCACGACGTTTTTCAATCTGCTGCAGGCGGTCGGTGCCAACGTCCGGCAGCAGCAGGAGATCCTGCTCGATGGCCTGTTGCTCCATCGTCAGCGCCGCCAGTTCGGCATTAATCGCCATCAGTTGCTCCGGCAGGGTGTCGATGCTCATGCGCACGCGGGCACCGGCGGTGTCGAGCAGATCAACGGCTTTGTCCGGCAGCTGGCGGCCGGTGAGGAAGCGGCGTGAGAGGGTCACGGCGGCGGTGATCGCGGTATCGAGAATATGTACGCCGTGATGCTGAGCGTAGCGGCCTTTGAGACCACGCAGCATCAGACTGGCTTTGGCGTCGTCCGGTTCGTCGACTTTGACCATCTGGAAGCGGCGCTCAAGGGCGGCGTCGCGTTCAAAATACTGTTTGTACTCGGACCAGGTAGTCGCGGCGATGGTGCGTAGTTCACCGCGCGCAAGGGCAGGTTTGAGGAGATTGGCGGCGTCGGCGCCACCGGCCTGATTGCCCGCACCGATAATGGTGTGGGCTTCGTCGATAAACAGCAGCACCGGCGTCGGCGACTGCTGTACGGCGTCGATGACATTTTTCAGGCGCTGTTCGAACTCGCCTTTCACACCGGCTCCGGCTTGTAACAGACCGAGATCTAAGGTACGCAGGCTGACCGTTTTCAGGCTATCCGGCACGTTGCCCTCACTGATGCGCAGTGCCAGACCTTCTACCAGTGCGGTTTTCCCCACGCCCGGCTCACCGACCAAAATTGGGTTGTTTTTGCGACGGCGCGAGAGAATGTCGATCATCTGGCGGATTTCGGTGTCACGCCCAAAAATCGGGTCGATCTGCCCGGCCTTGGCTTTGGCCGTAACGTCGAGGGTGAATTTATCCAGCGCGGCCTGCAGGGCTTCGCTCAGGTTGTGGCCAGAAAGGGTGTCGGCGTTGGCTTTAGGTGCCTCGCCGTTGAGGGAAGAGACCGGGATGCTCAGGCTGGCCTGCTGTTGCAGGTCGGGGCGCTCTTCTGACAGGGCATCCAGCACCGGTTTCAGGCGGCGTATGTGTTCTTCGCTCAGACTGAACAGCGGCCACAGACCTTCGCAGCGCAGCAAGCGCGGCTGCGCCAGCAGGGCTTCCAGCAGGTTGACGCTGCGGATAGTCTGGTTATCGTCCTGCAACGAAGCGGCAAGCCACGCGGATTTCATCAGCGTGTGCAGGTCATCGGCCAGTTGCGGGCGGGTGTGCACGGAGCGCGGCAGGTGGTCGAGGTGCGACAACAGGTTTTGCCACAAGGCGTCCATGTCCCACTCGTAGCGGCGGGCGAGCACGGTAATATCGCCTTCACCCAGCTCCAGCAACTTAAGCAACCAGTGCTCGATGGTGATCTCCGCGTGGGCGCGGGTCTGACAGAGGGTAGCGGCGGCTTCCAGCGCTTTAGCACAATAAGGATTAAGGCGACGAAGTAAAACGGCTGACTGTTGTTCCATGCTGAATTCCTTTTTTAAGTACGCTACCGCCCTTAACCTTTTCCTTTGCAGGAAACCCAGGCCCATAAGGTCGATGTCCGGTTCTGTTTTTGTTTACTCAACCGCCAGTCAGGCGGCTCAGGAAACAAAAACAGCAGACGGCGAACCGTCTGCTGTAGGGACTTACGCGGTAGTACGTTCGTTCCAGGAATCGGAATGAATGATGTTGCCGTCTTTGTAGGTCCAGGTGATTTTTTCGTAACGCAGCTCGATAGCTTCGAGGTGGTTATGTTTTTCCATTGCCGGATCTTTGATGTCGTGCATTTTAGGCGCGACTTTTACCAGTTTTACGTTTTCCAGTTTGGTGTTGAAATACTCCACTTCCTGGCCAGCGTCGTTGATGCGATACCATTTGAATTCGGCAGATTTCAGGGTCTGACCGGTGGTCACCGCTTTGTACAGGTACGGGCTGGAAGAATCGATTTCTTTGGTAAACAGGAACGGGGTGTGAATACGAGTACCCGTCAGTTTGCCGGTGTTGTTATCGGTCGGGATGTACAGGTTGTGATCCTGTGCAACCACTTCGATGCTGCCTTCACGATCTTTAACGTCTACAGAACCTTTAATGTCCGCGCCGCCGTCGTCTTTCAGCCACAGATAAACAGGAATTGCCATGGGTAGTTCTCCATTTCTAATGGTAAACATTCATCAATCATTTGATGAACTTGGGTTTGCTGTTGCCTTGCAGGCGTCTGCCTGTGGCACCAGACTGATTTCGACACGACGGTTAGCCGCACGGCCTTCCGGAGTATCGTTTGTTGCGATCGGGCGCGTTGCGCCATAGCCCTGCACCGCGAAACAGGTTGGGGAAACGTCGCTGGTGGACAGCATCCAGTCGCGCAGTGCTTCGGCGCGTTTTTGGGATAAAATCTGGTTCGCTCGCGCATCGCCGGTGATATCGGTATGGCCCGCGACGACAATCAGCCAGCCCGGTTTGGCCTTGATGTCGATCAGCGCATTGACCAGCAGTTTTGTACTGTTGGGTTTGAGCTGATACTTGCCGGTGTCAAAGAGCGACAGGGCATCGAGACGCACGGTATTCGGCGTCTTTTTCTCCACTTGTGGAGGAGGAGGAGGCGGTGGAACATAGGTTTTAATTGCCGCCATCAACGGTAATCTCAGACGTTCGCCCTGATACAGCCCTAGCCCGAGACGAAGCGGTTCGCCGTTGCGGAACCAGTCATCTAGCTGTGCAGCATCCTGACGCAATATCTCCACGGCCTTCGCTTTCGGTGCATAATCCTTCATCGCGATACTGTCGTAATGGCGGATATCGAAAGCGACGCGATGCAACAGTTGTCGGTTATGCCAGGCGCTACAGCAGAGCGCGATGACAACCGCAAGGGTCAGCAATGTAACGGCATGGCGCAGCATCCGGCGACGGGATGTCACACCGCTGCCCGAAGGCAATTCAGGGAAAATAAACTCAGGGAAGAGCAGGTGGCCGGTGTCGGCCTGCGGATGCCAGCCTGCCACCTGCGTCAGCGCAGTCCGGCCAGCCAGCCAGCGTTGCCAGAGGGAACCCGGCACGATGTGGTTCATTTCGGTCACCATGTGCAAGATCACCTGCTGAACGGAAACGGATGCCACATCTTCATTGCTTTCCTGCAATACCGGCATCACCTGCGCTTTCAGCCAGTCACTGTGCTCATTGAACAACGCCGTCTGCTTAAGGCGTTGAGCTTGCTCGGAATGCCCCTCCTGACGCTGCCAGTTCGCCAGCGTTCCGGGCATGGTCACGGTTGACCACAGCGTCACCGACTGAGATTTTTGCTGTGACAGCCAGACAGGCTTTTGCGCAAGGCTGGTGGCTACGGTGCTGTACAGCAGCAAAGGGATGGCGCGGCGGGTGTCACGCCGCAATTGAATAATCTGCCAGCGCAGTTCATGCAGGGAAGAGGTTAATGCGCGTTCATCGCTATGCTGCTGTGGATTAACCAACTGCATGACCGCCAGTTGGTCGTTCCATTCAGTACGTTGCCAGAGGATCTGCCTCGCCAGTTGGCGAAGTGAACCACTGTCATCGACGCGCACCCAGCAGCCCTGTGCGGTCTGATGCACAACGTTGTCGCCGAAGAGAGAGGTCAGATCATCACCACAAACCAGAACCACCGGCAGACGATAATTTTCTGCAGGAAGATCGTCAGATAAAGTGTTTGTCAGCTCAGCGTCTGGCTGACGACCTGCACGCCACAGGCCGATGACGCAAATAATGACAATCAGCAAAAACGCCAGCCCGCGCCCTGCGGGAGATAAAGGCAGAAATACCAGACACAAAATGCCTGCCAGTAATCCGGCCCACAGCCATAAAACCCGTCGTCTGAGTGGACTCATTACACTGACCCCGGTAATAAGGTCGGTAATAACGCTGAAAGCCAGTGATCAAGCCCCCACCAGAGCAGGGTGACGATGCAGGCAGCCAGACCGAGACGCACCGGCCAGTAACGAAGCCAGACACCAATGCGGCTGCGTGACGCCGCCACGGCAAGCACGGGACTTGCTGGAGAAAAGGCCATTGCGGGTACGAGTGAAGAAAGTTGGTCCACCAGTTGCTCACGCTCAGCAATGTTCGCAGAGCTATAGCCCCCCTGGAAACCCAGCATGAGCACCCGATGGAAACAGATCAGCACGGCAACGTCGGGCGCAGGTTCGCGTATGACATTACGCATGTGCTCATAGAGCTGGTTACCGGCTTCCAGCGTATTAAAGAAATGCGCCTGCAGCGGCGAATTGCACCAGACAAAATACGCGTCATCCTGCACGCCGCGCCCTTTGACGGATTCATCCAGCAACGCGCACTGGGCATAAAGGATGTGTTGGATGCTCTGCTCGCTGATCCCAGCATCTTTCAGGTGCTGGCGGACGTGTTCGACATCAGCCACGCATTTTTTCCAGAATGTACGCCCCTCGCCATCCGGATAACTCACGCCCTGACGCAGGCTGATCACCTGTAACCAGGTGTCCTGAAGCAGGGCATCAATATCCACGGGCTGCATGTTTTCTTTCATGGATTGGCTCATGCGCGTAACACCGCAAACAGTTCAAGCTGGATCTCACCCAGCGTACCCGGAACATAGAACACGCAGGCACCCGCTTCCATCATCTGCCTGGCGGCAGGATGGCTAAGGTCGAGGGAGAAATACTGGTTTTCCAGTCGTAACGGGATTGCTGCAGGCACATGGCTTAGAGGCGTCAGCGGTATCCCGCTCAGCGCCACGTTCACCACGTTACCCACGTCATCCGGCGCACCGACTTTGCACAGCTGCGGGAACTGCGTTTGCAACTGAGCAGAAGAGAGAGTTGAGCGGACGGACAGATAGAAATCTACCCCTTCGCGCAGACGCGGATCGTACAGGTTACCGCGCCATTGGTTGATGCGAGAATCATGCACTAGTTCAATCGCGACAACACGGGAAGGCAGGCTGGCTTCCAGCAAGATATTGAGAAGCGCAAACAGCGGCGGAAAAACGGCTGTCAGACGGTCATGCTGATAGGCAGGAATTGTCGTGACGTCGTGCTCGAGCGAAAACGTCAGCAGGTTACCGGCCAGACGCGCCAGTTCCTGATATAAACGTTCCGGGTGCACCTGCGGATAGCGCTGGAAATTCCCCAGCACGGGTTCTGCGCCGTTAAGGGCGTTCAGCAGCCAGAAGAGTGACACGTCAGCAACGGCAAAGTCGGCCATGCGGGCATTGCTTTCGCGGCGCATTCCCATCAGGCGCTGCAATCGCGCCCGCAATTGCACCATCAGCATTTCCAGTTGCTCACCGCACCAGTGGCTGGCTTGCAGGCTCAGCATCGGAGGAATGAAACGAGTATCCAGCGCCCAGTGACCCTGCGCATCTCTCAATAGACGGGCGACAGGGCAGATCTGATAATCGCCGTTTTCCTGTGAATCCAGTCGCAACGTCAGTTCGTGCGTCATGACGGCGACCTGTTTCTTATCGTCGCCGTAATGGTTTTGGATATCCCGCCACGCCTGACGATAGCGCACCGGACGTTCGGCGCGCTCATCAGGTTGCAGACAGTTGCCACCGTTAGCATACAGCTGAGGCATTGCCAACATCACCGTAGTTTCAACTGCGTCAGCGGGAAGGCTGGCGGCAAGCGTCAGCGTGGGTGGGAGTAAATCGGCACAATCGGTATCGATCAAAACGCCATCCTGAAAACGGACATTCAGGCGTTCTGCTTTCAGACGCCCTTGTGCCAGCGCATCCTGCTCGAACGTAGCATGAAGCACGCCCCACGGATGGAGGACGCCCATTTGCGCGATGCATTCGTTTGTCCAGGCCTCCAGAGAGGCCTGTTGTTGAAACTGCTGCGGTGAAATCAGAATTCCGCGTGTCCACAGGGGACGTTCAATCTTCATTGTGCCTCCCGGCTTTACGCTTTCGCTTTAGGCATCTGAGAAACCAATGACAGGTTCACGTCCATGCCTTCGACCTGGAAGTGCGGTACGGCGTACAGTTTCACGCGGAAGAAGCCTGGGTTGTCTTCAATATCTTCTACGGTCACTTTGGCATCGCGCAGCGGGTGAGAAGCCTGCAGGTCGTCGCCCGGATCGGTCATTTCGGTGACCAGCGTGCGTACCCAGGTGTTCAGTTCCAGCTCCAGCAGACGACGGTCTTTAGTCGTACCGATGTTTTCACGCTGAATGAGTTTCAGGTAATGCGCGATACGCGACAGCAGGAAGATGTACGGCAGGCGTGAGTTGATGCGGCTGTTCGCAGTGGCATCTGCGGTGTCGTACAGGGCCGGTTTCTGCGCGGAGTTAGCGGAGAAGAAGCACGAGTAGTCGCGGTTTTTGTAGTAAGAAAGCGGGATGAAACCCAGGTTTGCAAACTCAAATTCGCGGGTTTCCGGGATCATCACCTCGGACGGAATTTTCACCTGATTGCCGGTACCCAGATCGTACAAGTGGATCGGCAGGTCGGTCACTGCGCCGCCAGCCTGCGGGCCACGGATTTGCACGCACCAGCCGTTCTTGATGAAGCTTTTCACCATGTTGGCGGCGAAAGCGAACGCGGCGTTGGTCCACAGGTATTTCTCGTGATCCGGGCCTTTCACTTCTTCGACGTAGTTGAAGCTGCGCACCGGCACGGTATCCGGGCCGTAAGGCAGACGACCGAGCACGCGTGGCATGGTCAGGCCGATGTAGCGGGAATCATCGGAGTCGCGGAAGGATTTCCACTTGATGTACTCGGCACGGTCAAAGTAGTTACCGATGTCTTTGATGGCGGCGACTTCTTCCATGGAGTCTTTCAGGAAGAATTTAGGACCGACGGAACCGACGAACGGCATGTGTGCCGCCGCAGACACTTTGGAAATGTTACGCAGTAATGCGATGTCCTGCGGGCTGGCGTCGAATTCATAGTTGGAAATCACAGAACCGATGGGCTCGCCGCCCGGTGTGTCATATTCCTGAATATAGGTGTGACGGTACAGGCCGCTCTGGATGATTTCAGGGCAATCTTCGAAGTCCTGACGCAGGTCATCTTTGGAGACGTCAAGCAGCTCGATTTTTACGTTCTGACGAAAATCGGTGCGGTCGACCAGGAATTTCAGACCACGCCAGCCAGATTCCACTCGCTGGAAATCCGGGTGGTGCATCACTTCGTCCAGCTGACGGCTGATTTGATCGTCGAGCATCGCGATGTGCCCGTCCAGCAGCGTTTTATCCAGGCGTTCGACTTTCTGGCCTGACTGTTTCAGGCGCTCGAGGAACACCTGAACTGCCGCGGTGACGCGTTCGTCAGTGGTGACATCAGACATTGCCTGATTGTCCTGAAAGATGTTTACGTCACCCAGTGCAGAAACCGGGGTCAGATTGATTTTTTCAAACAAAGACGCATAAACACTTCCTGCGTCGGGACGGTCCAGCACGGTTGTGCGGTTTTCTTGCGTATTTTCTGTGTTCACAGACATGAGCATGATCTCGAGTTGTTCCGATTCAGGAAGGGTTAAACGTTCTGAGGAGCCAGAGCCGCCAGTTCCGCGCGTAAGTCATCACTCAAATGGTCATCTTTCAGGATGGTTTCGAGCTCTTTACGGAAGGTGGCGTTATCTAAAAGGTTGGATTTGAGGTCGCGTAACAAGTTACGCATCGCCAGCATGGCACGCAGTTGCGGGATCTGACGTGCTACCTGCTCAGGCTCAAAATCTTTCATGTCCTTGAAATTGAGTTTGATACTTTCTTCACTACGATCGCCCGCCAGCGTATTTTCCACGGTCAGGTTCAGCGATGGACTGAATTCAGCTAATACGCTGTCAAAGTTATTTTTGTCGATGTTAACTTTTTCGCGTTCTGACAATGCGCGGGTTTCTTTACCGTTGCTGTAGTCGCCCATTACCATTAATTTCAATGGTAATTCGACTTTCTTTTGCGCACCGCCGGTGTGTAAGTCCAGTTTGATATTAACGCGAGCCTTGGGTATTTCTTCCTGGAAACTGTTAGACATGCCTATCCCTTACTGTGGAGTGATAAAAGCTGCCAATGAATCAGTAAATAAATAAAATGTTGGCAACCCTGCCATGCAACTACATCCGTATACGCACCTGAACGTGCGGTTTAAATCAGGGTCACAAGCGAGACAAAATATTTACAGAGACATTTCGCAGTGTGTTTTAAATTTATCTTGAGAGGAAAATTTAAGATAAGTATCTGTGGGTAGCATTTTAAAAACAATAATGACTTTAATGAAAACTAAAAGATGTAACTAACTGTTACGTTTTGATAAACTTTTGAGGGGGCGCTATATGCTGATAAATAAGAATTTTCTTCATTAACCCCTGTAGGGCGCATGAGATAAGGAATCAGGTGGTATAGTGGGGCCTGACCGGCAGAT
Above is a window of Enterobacteriaceae bacterium Kacie_13 DNA encoding:
- the hcp gene encoding type VI secretion system tube protein Hcp, giving the protein MAIPVYLWLKDDGGADIKGSVDVKDREGSIEVVAQDHNLYIPTDNNTGKLTGTRIHTPFLFTKEIDSSSPYLYKAVTTGQTLKSAEFKWYRINDAGQEVEYFNTKLENVKLVKVAPKMHDIKDPAMEKHNHLEAIELRYEKITWTYKDGNIIHSDSWNERTTA
- the vgrG gene encoding type VI secretion system tip protein VgrG gives rise to the protein MSIPSVFFDHSHHKLAVRGNSAPLDVLSFEGEECLSSPFKYDIQFTSTDKNIDPKTMLMQDASLTLQAPVAEAFGVSVQQPLRVIQGVVTAFTHLSTSKDESRYALCLQPRLALLSRSHQNRIYQDMSVPDIVDKILRDRHDMRGQDFVFTLAKEYPRREQVVQYGEDDLRFISRLLAEVGIWFRFTADPKLNIDVVEFYDDQQFYQQGLTLNAVPPSGMHDSGVESAWALSSIYQVVQKSVSTGDYNYRTATSDLSGSADITRGDATTYGEAYHYADNYLTAGAEGSESQTESGAFYARLRHEQYLNNQALFNGIANAATLVPGMELKVTGSDAPPAFVKGVIIVHARCSARRDKSFEVKFDAIPYSEDYCFRPVPASKPVMAGTLPARVTSTTANDTYGHIDKDGRYRVNMLFDRDAWEQGYESLWVRQARPYAGDTYGMHLPLLAGTEVAIAFENGNPDRPYIAHVLHDSAHGDHVTIKNYKRNVLRTPSNNKLRLEDERGKEHIKVSTEYGGKSQLNLGHLVDAGKQQRGEGFELRTDSFGAIRAEKGIFISADGQAKAQGKVLEMNAAIDSLQQAQGLAKSLSDAVQTAKAELAQIAAQKTLMESAMKDLQQSALLMSAPAGIAQVSPQSIQISTGNNFIQTSAENSDFSVFKKFTVAAGEIISLFAKTLGIKIYANKGKVDIQAQGDAMALTSLKDMKIISKDDEVIIQASKKITLSCGQTALIIESSGVTVLTPGEVKVKSASFSEVGPQSYQVSPPELPPEAKCVESAR
- a CDS encoding OmpA family protein, producing the protein MSPLRRRVLWLWAGLLAGILCLVFLPLSPAGRGLAFLLIVIICVIGLWRAGRQPDAELTNTLSDDLPAENYRLPVVLVCGDDLTSLFGDNVVHQTAQGCWVRVDDSGSLRQLARQILWQRTEWNDQLAVMQLVNPQQHSDERALTSSLHELRWQIIQLRRDTRRAIPLLLYSTVATSLAQKPVWLSQQKSQSVTLWSTVTMPGTLANWQRQEGHSEQAQRLKQTALFNEHSDWLKAQVMPVLQESNEDVASVSVQQVILHMVTEMNHIVPGSLWQRWLAGRTALTQVAGWHPQADTGHLLFPEFIFPELPSGSGVTSRRRMLRHAVTLLTLAVVIALCCSAWHNRQLLHRVAFDIRHYDSIAMKDYAPKAKAVEILRQDAAQLDDWFRNGEPLRLGLGLYQGERLRLPLMAAIKTYVPPPPPPPQVEKKTPNTVRLDALSLFDTGKYQLKPNSTKLLVNALIDIKAKPGWLIVVAGHTDITGDARANQILSQKRAEALRDWMLSTSDVSPTCFAVQGYGATRPIATNDTPEGRAANRRVEISLVPQADACKATANPSSSND
- the tssH gene encoding type VI secretion system ATPase TssH, whose amino-acid sequence is MEQQSAVLLRRLNPYCAKALEAAATLCQTRAHAEITIEHWLLKLLELGEGDITVLARRYEWDMDALWQNLLSHLDHLPRSVHTRPQLADDLHTLMKSAWLAASLQDDNQTIRSVNLLEALLAQPRLLRCEGLWPLFSLSEEHIRRLKPVLDALSEERPDLQQQASLSIPVSSLNGEAPKANADTLSGHNLSEALQAALDKFTLDVTAKAKAGQIDPIFGRDTEIRQMIDILSRRRKNNPILVGEPGVGKTALVEGLALRISEGNVPDSLKTVSLRTLDLGLLQAGAGVKGEFEQRLKNVIDAVQQSPTPVLLFIDEAHTIIGAGNQAGGADAANLLKPALARGELRTIAATTWSEYKQYFERDAALERRFQMVKVDEPDDAKASLMLRGLKGRYAQHHGVHILDTAITAAVTLSRRFLTGRQLPDKAVDLLDTAGARVRMSIDTLPEQLMAINAELAALTMEQQAIEQDLLLLPDVGTDRLQQIEKRRDELAVDQQKLEKQYEIEKHLTAQIVDARQEIADAARLAALQEELSAVQGNAPLLSLDVDARTVATVIADWTGVPLSSLLKDEQTDLLQLEHHLAKRVIGQDAALVDMAQRLRAAKTGLTSENGPLGVFLLVGPSGVGKTETALSLADTLFGGEKSLITINMSEYQEAHTVSQLKGSPPGYVGYGQGGILTEAVRKRPYSVVLLDEVEKAHRDVINLFYQVFDRGMMRDGEGREIDFRNTVILMTANLGSDHLMQLLDEQPEATNGDLQELLRPILRDHFQPALLARFQMLVYRPLDATALRTIVEMKLAQVAKRLNKHYGLSCTVEESLYDTLVAACLLPDTGARNIDSLLNQQILPVLSQQLLSRMSVKQRTTSLALGWDEEEGITLAFTGEME
- a CDS encoding DotU family type IV/VI secretion system protein; protein product: MSQSMKENMQPVDIDALLQDTWLQVISLRQGVSYPDGEGRTFWKKCVADVEHVRQHLKDAGISEQSIQHILYAQCALLDESVKGRGVQDDAYFVWCNSPLQAHFFNTLEAGNQLYEHMRNVIREPAPDVAVLICFHRVLMLGFQGGYSSANIAEREQLVDQLSSLVPAMAFSPASPVLAVAASRSRIGVWLRYWPVRLGLAACIVTLLWWGLDHWLSALLPTLLPGSV